In Dermacentor silvarum isolate Dsil-2018 chromosome 2, BIME_Dsil_1.4, whole genome shotgun sequence, the following proteins share a genomic window:
- the LOC119443001 gene encoding SUMO-activating enzyme subunit 2 has translation MQLRPLRETCKTTPDNARREVCKMADAGFVQRVQDVKKANVLVVGAGGIGCELLKDLVLSGFANIEVIDLDTIDVSNLNRQFLFRKEHVGKPKAFIAKESAERLDPRVNIVAHHDSIVKPEYGLDFFKRFDIVMNALDNRSARSHVNRMCLAAKVPLIESGSAGYLGQVTPIFKGLTECYECQPQRAEKTYPGCTIRNTPSEPIHCIVWAKHLFNQLFGEADPDEDVSPDSTDPELRGEVSLDQMLKQRTDATGNVCRVSTRLWATQCGYDPEKLFNKLFGGDIRYLLQMEKLWSRRKPPMPLQWDNLPDTTASSSADAADSGTLDHRRWSLDQCRRAFSDSVGKLKARAVELGEGDQLVWDKDNDECMDFVTACANLRAHCFGIPQTSRFNVKAMAGNIIPAIATTNAIIAGIIVLQAFKLLQGKLEECRTSCKQVFLNKQPSSTKKLIIPAQLVEPNPKCYSCSSKAELYVSLNTKQMTVGTFEDKVFKEQIRMAAPDIELDDGKGTILISSEEGETDSNRAMHLASLGVIHGSRLRCDDFLQNFEVTVNIVHDESKDGTGFEIAGDVSQLKPDSDIADSNNHNEEDESKGLCGCNDASDDDLCVIEDDVEEVGNDRKSLKRKMTDNTENLDVKRSCVVID, from the coding sequence ATGCAGCTCCGCCCGCTCCGCGAGACTTGCAAGACAACGCCAGACAACGCGCGGCGCGAAGTTTGCAAGATGGCGGACGCCGGCTTCGTTCAGCGCGTTCAAGATGTCAAAAAGGCGAACGTTTTAGTTGTCGGTGCTGGCGGTATTGGTTGCGAGTTACTTAAAGACTTAGTACTTTCCGGCTTCGCCAACATTGAAGTCATCGACCTGGATACGATAGACGTGAGTAACCTGAACCGGCAATTTCTGTTCCGGAAGGAGCACGTCGGAAAGCCAAAAGCGTTCATTGCCAAGGAAAGCGCCGAGAGGCTTGACCCGCGTGTGAATATCGTAGCTCACCATGACAGTATCGTGAAGCCAGAGTATGGACTCGACTTCTTCAAACGTTTCGACATTGTCATGAACGCTCTCGACAACAGGAGTGCGCGGAGCCATGTGAATCGGATGTGCTTGGCCGCCAAAGTACCGCTGATCGAGAGCGGCAGCGCCGGGTACTTGGGCCAAGTGACACCGATATTCAAAGGACTCACTGAATGCTACGAGTGCCAGCCGCAGCGTGCTGAAAAGACTTATCCGGGATGCACCATACGCAACACGCCTTCGGAGCCGATACATTGTATTGTATGGGCGAAGCACCTTTTCAACCAGCTTTTTGGCGAGGCAGACCCTGACGAAGACGTATCGCCGGACTCGACGGACCCCGAGCTCAGAGGCGAAGTGAGCTTGGACCAAATGCTCAAGCAACGCACAGACGCCACGGGCAACGTTTGCCGCGTCTCGACGCGGCTTTGGGCCACGCAGTGCGGTTACGACCCGGAGAAGCTCTTCAACAAACTTTTCGGTGGCGACATACGATACCTGCTGCAGATGGAGAAGCTATGGTCGCGCAGGAAGCCTCCAATGCCTTTGCAGTGGGACAACTTGCCGGACACAACGGCTTCCAGCAGTGCTGACGCGGCTGACTCTGGCACGCTCGATCACCGGCGCTGGAGCTTGGACCAGTGCCGCCGAGCTTTTAGCGACTCCGTGGGAAAGCTTAAGGCACGAGCAGTGGAGCTCGGTGAAGGTGACCAGTTAGTGTGGGACAAAGACAACGATGAATGCATGGATTTTGTGACTGCTTGCGCCAACCTCCGTGCTCACTGCTTTGGAATTCCTCAGACTAGCAGATTTAATGTAAAAGCAATGGCAGGCAACATCATCCCTGCCATAGCAACAACCAACGCCATCATTGCAGGTATTATAGTGCTTCAGGCTTTCAAGCTTCTGCAAGGGAAGTTGGAAGAGTGTAGAACAAGCTGCAAACAGGTCTTCTTAAATAAGCAGCCTTCGTCAACAAAAAAGCTTATTATTCCGGCCCAGCTTGTCGAGCCCAATCCAAAGTGTTACTCATGCTCATCAAAGGCAGAGCTCTATGTTAGTCTTAACACAAAACAGATGACTGTTGGCACTTTTGAGGATAAAGTGTTCAAGGAGCAAATAAGAATGGCAGCACCTGATATAGAGCTTGATGATGGCAAAGGGACTATCCTCATTTCAAGTGAGGAAGGTGAGACAGATTCCAATCGGGCCATGCATCTGGCAAGCTTAGGCGTTATTCATGGCTCACGACTTCGCTGTGATGACTTTCTGCAAAATTTTGAGGTTACGGTTAACATTGTTCATGATGAAAGTAAAGATGGCACAGGGTTTGAAATTGCGGGTGATGTCTCCCAGCTGAAACCCGATAGTGACATAGCAGACAGTAATAACCATAATGAAGAGGATGAGAGCAAAGGGCTGTGTGGCTGCAATGATGCTAGTGATGACGATTTATGTGTCATTGAAGATGACGTTGAGGAAGTTGGAAATGACAGAAAAAGTCTGAAACGCAAGATGACAGACAACACCGAAAACTTGGATGTCAAGAGGTCCTGTGTTGTCATTGACTGA